The following are from one region of the Stigmatella ashevillena genome:
- a CDS encoding WD40 repeat domain-containing protein: MNKHLLRLMMLSSALVLMTGRGAHAEPRRRVIPIEYDFVAVSFSPDERSLAILSESSITLYDVATGKKGRTLELKSDSLSSPGTFSPNGQMFAAACSVMRSTLVEQVCIWRTSTGKTLPAWGGTPDPLKADDIAFAPNGKELVTSADGDITVSHLNLDKERTFPGQAFGLPLKGGWIAVAHQDGPISVNLLATGKPLRTLEGTNPATEFTVDSQGKWIAGWVGGSAITLYNAATGARSGEVSPGPMALSSIAFLASGRQLATVDAGQVRFWAVPSGQLTATLPYDGELLALSPQGRWLVTRKPQQPELHLIPATATPPLP; the protein is encoded by the coding sequence GTGAACAAGCACCTCCTCCGCCTCATGATGCTGTCGAGCGCCCTGGTGCTGATGACGGGGCGCGGGGCACACGCGGAGCCTCGCCGAAGGGTGATTCCCATCGAGTACGACTTCGTCGCGGTGAGCTTCAGCCCCGATGAGCGCTCGCTCGCCATCCTGTCGGAGTCGAGCATCACCCTCTACGACGTGGCCACGGGCAAGAAGGGCCGGACGCTCGAGCTGAAGAGCGACTCCCTCTCCTCGCCGGGCACCTTCAGCCCCAATGGGCAGATGTTCGCCGCCGCCTGCTCCGTGATGCGCTCCACCCTCGTCGAGCAGGTCTGCATCTGGCGAACCTCCACCGGAAAGACGCTGCCGGCCTGGGGCGGCACCCCCGACCCACTGAAGGCCGACGACATCGCCTTCGCCCCCAATGGAAAGGAGCTGGTGACCTCGGCCGATGGAGACATCACGGTCTCCCATCTGAACCTCGACAAGGAGCGCACCTTCCCCGGCCAGGCGTTCGGTCTTCCCCTCAAGGGGGGCTGGATCGCGGTCGCCCACCAGGACGGCCCCATCTCCGTGAACCTGCTGGCGACCGGCAAACCGCTGCGAACACTCGAAGGAACGAACCCCGCCACGGAATTCACCGTGGATTCGCAGGGCAAATGGATCGCGGGGTGGGTGGGAGGCTCGGCGATCACCCTCTACAACGCCGCCACGGGCGCCCGGTCCGGAGAGGTGTCCCCGGGCCCCATGGCCCTCTCCTCCATCGCCTTTCTGGCCTCCGGACGCCAACTGGCGACGGTGGACGCGGGGCAGGTCCGCTTCTGGGCCGTCCCCTCCGGCCAGCTCACGGCCACTCTCCCCTATGACGGAGAGCTGCTCGCGCTCTCCCCGCAGGGACGGTGGCTCGTCACCCGCAAGCCCCAGCAACCGGAGCTTCACCTCATCCCGGCCACCGCCACGCCCCCTCTCCCCTGA
- a CDS encoding ArnT family glycosyltransferase: MASALSPVSAPSLPVGSSREEGPALEREPGRGWLLGLLLVAALVPRLVVFPVNENFYGDAVVRTELAERWLRAPHLIESFQDGALQFGPLHFYLVGAALSVLDREHAGRAISLLFGVLTVLPLFALTRRFFGWKAGVWACLGFSVWGMHLQFSTTAGSEAVSLFFMLWVFALFAQALEEGRFGPLFGAAMVLNLACAMRYDAWMYIPLLAVMPLLWRPDRISGITMAVTFGLLCLPFPLAWMQGNELAHGSPLFPIHYIDEFHQRWSESAAGGAKQWVFRAQALVFWPAIAFFTLTPGVALFGAAGMVKAWKERPELRWLVLAALVPTAYYTCRAAVLLNFVPLGRFTALQVVLLLPFVLSGFWVCVGERGRGVRRAVAGLAMALAVGMPVALGLYTFRAEGGPRDGLRPVSPTSTNPQAVRQVARFIKEEVAAKGGALALDTDEGYLDIQVAFFSGLPEMRMARMRWDTFRQRLADAQPGYLVRFEGGGLMKDPGVRLEGRTLTLDGVVYEELDGFAPPVHLYRRR; the protein is encoded by the coding sequence ATGGCGTCCGCTCTGTCTCCTGTTTCCGCGCCGTCCCTGCCGGTGGGTTCCTCTCGGGAAGAGGGGCCTGCCTTGGAACGTGAGCCGGGGCGGGGATGGCTGCTCGGGCTGCTGCTGGTGGCGGCGCTGGTGCCCCGGCTGGTGGTGTTCCCGGTCAACGAGAACTTCTACGGGGACGCGGTGGTGCGCACGGAGCTGGCGGAGCGCTGGCTTCGGGCCCCCCACCTCATCGAGTCCTTCCAGGACGGGGCCCTGCAGTTCGGGCCCCTGCACTTCTACCTCGTGGGCGCCGCGCTCTCGGTGCTGGACCGGGAGCATGCGGGCCGGGCGATCAGCCTGCTCTTCGGCGTGCTCACCGTGCTGCCGTTGTTTGCCCTGACGCGCCGCTTCTTTGGCTGGAAGGCGGGCGTCTGGGCGTGCCTGGGCTTCTCGGTGTGGGGAATGCACCTTCAGTTCTCTACCACCGCGGGGAGCGAGGCGGTGTCGCTCTTCTTCATGCTCTGGGTGTTCGCGCTCTTCGCGCAGGCGTTGGAGGAGGGCCGTTTCGGGCCGCTGTTCGGCGCGGCCATGGTGCTCAACCTCGCGTGCGCCATGCGCTACGACGCGTGGATGTACATCCCGCTGCTGGCGGTGATGCCGCTCTTGTGGCGCCCGGATCGGATCTCCGGCATCACGATGGCGGTGACCTTCGGGCTGCTCTGCCTGCCGTTTCCGCTCGCCTGGATGCAGGGCAATGAGCTGGCGCACGGCAGCCCGCTGTTCCCCATCCATTATATCGATGAGTTTCACCAGCGCTGGAGCGAGAGCGCCGCGGGAGGGGCGAAGCAGTGGGTGTTCCGGGCGCAGGCGCTCGTGTTCTGGCCCGCGATCGCGTTCTTCACGCTCACGCCCGGGGTGGCGCTGTTCGGCGCGGCCGGCATGGTGAAGGCGTGGAAGGAGCGGCCCGAGCTGCGGTGGCTGGTGCTCGCGGCGCTGGTGCCCACCGCCTATTACACCTGCCGGGCCGCGGTGCTGCTCAACTTCGTGCCGCTGGGGCGCTTCACGGCCCTTCAAGTGGTGTTGTTGCTGCCCTTTGTCCTGTCCGGCTTCTGGGTGTGCGTGGGGGAGCGGGGACGGGGCGTGCGCCGGGCGGTGGCGGGGCTGGCCATGGCGCTCGCGGTGGGAATGCCCGTGGCGCTGGGGCTCTACACTTTCCGGGCGGAGGGCGGTCCGCGCGATGGCTTGCGGCCCGTGAGCCCCACCTCCACCAATCCCCAGGCCGTGCGGCAGGTGGCGCGCTTCATCAAGGAGGAGGTGGCCGCAAAGGGGGGCGCCCTGGCGCTCGACACGGACGAGGGCTACCTGGACATCCAGGTCGCTTTCTTCTCCGGGCTGCCCGAGATGCGCATGGCCCGCATGCGCTGGGACACCTTCCGGCAGCGCCTCGCGGACGCCCAGCCCGGGTACCTCGTGCGCTTCGAGGGCGGCGGGCTGATGAAGGATCCCGGCGTCCGCCTGGAGGGCCGCACCCTGACGCTGGATGGGGTGGTCTACGAGGAACTGGACGGCTTCGCGCCGCCCGTGCACCTCTATCGCCGCCGCTGA
- a CDS encoding PrkA family serine protein kinase, whose product MKDAEKVSWVSRIAAFQDAKTYAELNWEGSFEDYLELVRKNPKITRTAYQRIHDMILSHGKSEYIDNKKKLTRYHFFSDEKFGGRDAIFGLDVPLMKLVNVFKSAAQGYGTEKRVILLHGPVGSSKSTIARLLKKGMEEYSKAPEGAAYTYSWTTDKKLPDGSVIKEKMKCPMNEEPLNLIPREWRPKVFAELSPPDSGYSVPIGCELCPACRFVFKDLMTQYQGDFAKVMSHVKVNRLIFSEKDRVGIGTFQPKDEKNQDSTELTGDINYRKIAEYGSDSDPRAFNFDGEFNIANRGVIEFVEVLKLDVAFLYDLLGASQEHKIKPKKFPQTDIDEVIIGHTNEPEYKKLENNEFMEALRDRTVKIDIPYITKLGEEVKIYEKDFNSRAIKGKHIAPHTLEMAAMWAVMTRLEEPKKHNLSLLQKLKLYNGKTLPNFTEDNIKELRKESIREGLEGISPRYIQDKISNALVSDKGEGCINPFMVLNELDAGLKTHSLISSEDSRKRFKELLTTVKQEYEDTVKNEVQRAISADDDAISKLCGNFIDNIKAYTQKEKVKNKYTGLYEEPDERLMRSIEEKIDIPESRKDDFRREIMNYIGALAVEGKTFNYRTNERLHKALELKLFEDQKDSIKLKNLVSSVVDKETQEKIDLVKDRMMKNYGYCEICSTDVLNFVASIFARGDAKE is encoded by the coding sequence ATGAAGGACGCTGAGAAAGTTTCGTGGGTCTCGAGAATCGCCGCGTTCCAAGACGCGAAGACCTACGCGGAGCTCAACTGGGAGGGCTCTTTCGAGGACTACCTGGAGCTGGTCCGCAAGAACCCGAAAATCACCCGCACCGCCTACCAGAGGATCCACGACATGATCCTCAGCCACGGCAAGTCGGAGTACATCGACAACAAGAAGAAGCTCACGCGCTACCACTTCTTCAGCGACGAGAAGTTCGGCGGCCGGGACGCCATCTTCGGCCTGGACGTGCCGCTGATGAAGCTGGTGAACGTCTTCAAGTCCGCCGCCCAGGGCTACGGCACCGAGAAGCGCGTCATCCTCCTGCACGGCCCCGTGGGCTCGTCCAAGTCCACCATCGCCCGCCTGCTCAAGAAGGGCATGGAGGAATACTCCAAGGCCCCCGAGGGCGCCGCCTACACCTACTCCTGGACCACCGACAAGAAGCTGCCGGACGGCTCCGTCATCAAGGAGAAGATGAAGTGCCCGATGAACGAGGAGCCGCTCAACCTCATCCCTCGCGAGTGGCGGCCCAAGGTCTTCGCCGAGCTGTCCCCGCCGGACAGCGGCTACAGCGTGCCCATCGGGTGCGAGCTGTGCCCCGCCTGCCGCTTCGTCTTCAAGGACCTGATGACGCAGTACCAGGGCGACTTCGCCAAGGTGATGAGCCATGTGAAGGTCAACCGGCTCATCTTCAGCGAGAAGGACCGCGTGGGCATCGGCACCTTCCAGCCCAAGGACGAGAAGAACCAGGACTCCACCGAGCTCACCGGTGACATCAACTACCGGAAGATCGCCGAGTACGGCTCCGACTCGGATCCGCGCGCCTTCAACTTCGACGGCGAGTTCAACATCGCCAACCGCGGCGTCATCGAGTTCGTGGAAGTGCTCAAGCTCGACGTGGCCTTCCTCTATGACCTCCTCGGCGCCTCGCAAGAGCATAAAATCAAGCCGAAGAAGTTCCCCCAGACGGACATCGACGAGGTCATCATCGGGCACACCAACGAGCCCGAGTACAAGAAGCTCGAGAACAACGAGTTCATGGAGGCCTTGCGCGACCGTACGGTGAAGATTGACATCCCGTACATCACCAAGCTGGGCGAGGAGGTGAAGATCTACGAGAAGGACTTCAACTCCCGCGCCATCAAGGGCAAGCACATCGCCCCGCACACGCTGGAGATGGCGGCCATGTGGGCGGTGATGACGCGCCTGGAGGAGCCCAAGAAGCACAACCTGTCGCTCCTGCAGAAGCTCAAGCTCTACAACGGCAAGACGCTGCCGAACTTCACCGAGGACAACATCAAGGAGCTGCGCAAGGAGTCCATCCGGGAAGGCCTGGAGGGCATCTCTCCGCGCTACATCCAGGACAAGATCTCCAACGCCCTGGTGAGCGACAAGGGCGAGGGCTGCATCAACCCCTTCATGGTCCTCAACGAGCTGGACGCGGGCCTCAAGACCCACTCGCTCATCAGCAGCGAGGACTCGCGCAAGCGCTTCAAGGAGCTGCTCACCACGGTGAAGCAGGAGTACGAGGACACCGTCAAGAACGAGGTCCAACGCGCCATCAGCGCCGATGACGACGCCATCTCCAAGCTGTGCGGCAACTTCATCGACAACATCAAGGCCTACACCCAGAAGGAGAAGGTCAAGAACAAGTACACCGGCCTCTACGAGGAGCCGGACGAGCGGCTGATGCGCTCCATCGAGGAGAAGATCGACATCCCCGAGAGCCGCAAGGACGACTTCCGCCGGGAGATCATGAACTACATCGGCGCGCTCGCCGTGGAGGGAAAGACCTTCAACTACCGGACCAATGAGCGGCTCCACAAGGCGCTGGAGCTCAAGCTGTTCGAGGACCAGAAGGACAGCATCAAGCTCAAGAACCTCGTCTCGAGCGTGGTGGACAAGGAGACGCAGGAGAAGATCGATCTCGTGAAGGACCGGATGATGAAGAACTACGGTTACTGCGAGATCTGCTCCACGGACGTGCTCAACTTCGTGGCGAGCATCTTCGCCCGCGGAGACGCGAAGGAGTAA
- a CDS encoding DUF444 family protein: MSLKIHQDHSRFKAIVRGKIKANLRKYVQKGEMLGKKGKDAISIPIPFIDIPRFKYGHKEQGGVGQGDGEVGQSLGPGQQQPGDGHQAGQGEGEHALEVDVTLDELAQILGEELQLPHIERRHNEKIVTQRIRYTGINTTGPESLRHFKRTFKQALKRQIATGTYDARNPVIIPTREDRRYRSYKLQDLPETNAVIIYMMDVSGSMGDEQKEIVRIESFWLDTWLRHQYKGLEARYIIHDAVAREVDRETFFHTRESGGTMISSAYKLCRDIIQADYPKSAWNIYPFHFSDGDNWSADDTRQCIEMLRNDILPSVNQFAYGQVESPYGSGQFIKDLREAVGAQQNVALSEIADKDAIYNSIKDFLGKGR, encoded by the coding sequence GTGTCGCTGAAGATCCACCAGGACCACTCCCGCTTCAAGGCCATCGTCCGAGGGAAGATCAAAGCCAACCTGCGCAAGTACGTGCAGAAGGGCGAGATGCTCGGCAAGAAGGGCAAGGATGCCATCTCCATCCCCATCCCCTTCATCGACATCCCGCGCTTCAAGTACGGCCACAAGGAACAGGGCGGCGTCGGACAGGGAGACGGTGAGGTGGGTCAATCGCTCGGCCCCGGGCAGCAGCAGCCCGGGGACGGGCACCAGGCCGGCCAGGGTGAGGGCGAGCACGCCCTGGAAGTCGACGTCACCCTGGACGAGCTGGCGCAAATTCTGGGCGAGGAACTCCAGCTGCCGCACATCGAGCGGCGGCACAACGAGAAGATCGTCACCCAGCGCATCCGCTACACCGGCATCAACACCACGGGCCCCGAGTCCCTGCGCCACTTCAAGCGCACCTTCAAGCAGGCCCTGAAGCGGCAGATCGCCACCGGCACCTACGACGCGCGCAACCCCGTCATCATCCCCACGCGCGAGGACCGGCGCTACCGCAGCTACAAGCTGCAGGATTTGCCGGAGACCAACGCGGTCATCATCTACATGATGGACGTGTCGGGCTCGATGGGCGACGAGCAGAAGGAGATCGTCCGCATCGAGAGCTTCTGGCTCGATACGTGGCTGCGCCACCAGTACAAGGGGCTGGAGGCCCGCTACATCATCCACGACGCGGTGGCGCGCGAGGTGGACCGGGAGACCTTCTTCCACACCCGCGAGTCGGGCGGCACGATGATCTCCAGCGCCTACAAGCTCTGCCGGGACATCATCCAGGCCGACTACCCCAAGAGCGCCTGGAATATCTACCCCTTCCACTTCTCCGACGGTGACAACTGGAGCGCGGACGACACGCGCCAGTGCATCGAGATGCTGCGCAACGACATCCTGCCCAGCGTGAACCAGTTCGCCTACGGCCAGGTGGAGAGCCCCTACGGCAGTGGCCAGTTCATCAAGGATCTGCGCGAGGCGGTGGGCGCCCAGCAGAACGTGGCCCTGAGCGAAATCGCCGACAAGGACGCCATCTACAACTCCATCAAGGACTTCCTCGGCAAGGGCCGCTGA
- a CDS encoding SpoVR family protein — MPKSLTPRLAALNEEILGHAREFGLDFFETIFEVVTYDEMNMVASYGGFPNRYPHWRWGMEYEQLSKGYEYGLSKIYELVINNDPCYAYLLESNADVDQKLVMAHVYGHCDFFKNNFSFRHTNRRMIDEMANHATRVRRWIDKIGVEKVEDFIDKALSLENLIDQHAPHIRRNPDPKRAEDEAKSNERVEGFKVNREYMRGFINPSEFLDSQRKKVEEEKQKAKKFPERPQRDVLFFLLEHAPLEQWEADILGILRDEAYYFAPQGQTKIMNEGWASYWHSTIMTRRALKDDEIIDYADRHSGTMSTRPGSLNPYKLGIELWRDIEDRWNKGRFGKEWDECDDLRARSTWDKKLGAGREKIFEVRKHYNDITFIDTFLTAEFALEQKLFVYGFNDKRNSWEILDREFRKVKAKLLQGLTNFGQPIIEVVDGNHENRSELLLAHKHDGQDLKGDYARETLRCLQALWRRPVNIVTRYDGKGVMLRYDGQNHSEKKVDL, encoded by the coding sequence ATGCCCAAGAGCCTCACCCCCCGGTTGGCCGCGCTGAACGAGGAGATCCTGGGCCACGCTCGCGAGTTCGGCCTCGACTTCTTCGAGACCATCTTCGAGGTGGTCACCTATGACGAGATGAACATGGTGGCCTCCTACGGAGGCTTCCCCAACCGCTACCCCCACTGGCGCTGGGGCATGGAGTACGAGCAGCTGTCCAAGGGGTACGAGTACGGGCTGTCGAAGATCTACGAGCTCGTCATCAACAACGACCCCTGCTACGCGTACCTCCTGGAGAGCAACGCGGACGTGGACCAGAAGCTGGTGATGGCCCACGTGTACGGGCACTGCGACTTCTTCAAGAACAACTTCTCGTTCCGCCACACCAACCGGCGGATGATCGACGAGATGGCGAACCACGCCACGCGCGTGCGGCGGTGGATCGACAAGATCGGCGTCGAAAAGGTCGAGGACTTCATCGACAAGGCGCTGAGCCTGGAGAACCTCATCGATCAGCACGCCCCGCACATCCGCCGCAACCCGGACCCCAAGCGCGCCGAGGACGAGGCCAAGAGCAACGAGCGCGTGGAGGGATTCAAGGTCAACCGCGAGTACATGCGCGGCTTCATCAACCCCTCCGAGTTCCTCGACTCCCAGCGCAAGAAAGTCGAAGAGGAGAAGCAGAAGGCCAAGAAGTTCCCCGAGCGCCCCCAGCGCGACGTGCTCTTCTTCCTCCTGGAGCACGCCCCCCTGGAGCAGTGGGAGGCGGACATCCTGGGCATCCTCCGCGACGAGGCCTACTACTTCGCCCCCCAGGGCCAGACGAAGATCATGAACGAGGGCTGGGCCAGCTACTGGCACTCCACCATCATGACGCGCCGGGCCCTGAAGGATGACGAGATCATCGACTACGCGGACCGGCACTCGGGCACCATGAGCACCCGCCCCGGCTCCCTCAACCCGTACAAGCTCGGCATCGAGCTGTGGCGGGACATCGAGGACCGCTGGAACAAGGGCCGCTTCGGCAAGGAGTGGGACGAGTGCGATGACCTCCGCGCCCGCAGCACCTGGGACAAGAAGCTGGGCGCCGGCCGCGAGAAGATCTTCGAGGTCCGCAAGCACTACAACGACATCACCTTCATCGACACCTTCCTCACCGCCGAGTTCGCCCTCGAACAGAAACTGTTCGTCTATGGCTTCAACGACAAGCGTAACTCCTGGGAAATCCTGGACCGGGAGTTCCGCAAGGTGAAGGCCAAGCTGCTCCAGGGCCTCACCAACTTCGGCCAGCCCATCATCGAGGTGGTGGACGGCAACCACGAGAACCGCAGCGAGCTGCTGCTGGCCCACAAGCACGATGGGCAGGACTTGAAGGGAGACTACGCCCGGGAGACCCTCCGGTGCCTCCAGGCCCTGTGGCGCCGGCCCGTCAACATCGTTACCCGGTACGACGGGAAGGGTGTCATGCTACGCTACGACGGTCAGAACCACTCGGAGAAGAAGGTCGACCTGTAG
- a CDS encoding peptidoglycan DD-metalloendopeptidase family protein — MRFAPLLCLVALVASPLALASSRHEVRNRRIEPRQTLAQALHDAALPDAQVEAVISALEGVFDFRKSRVGDQFRLVLRNGELDFFDYRQSTVDEWQVRRDGEKYVGSKRTIEVEKQVSLVTLEISTSLYEAALAAGEDPGIGMVLADVFAWDIDFYRDTRKGDRARALVEKFVSKGRVLRYGEVLAATYEGGLVGPKRVFRYAMPDGQATYFQEDGSSARKTFLKSPLKYAHVTSGFGSRFHPVLKYQKNHNGVDYGTPIGTPVWSVADGTVTTAANTGAGGNTVCVRHTNGFETCYLHLSKFGAGVRSGSRVSQKQVIAYSGNTGRSTGPHLHFALKRGGQFVNPLNQKFPRAEPLPKTLLPDYLAKTQVLASQLDSVSVAASASAGPGPRAAP; from the coding sequence ATGCGATTTGCCCCCCTGCTCTGCCTGGTGGCCCTCGTGGCCTCGCCGCTTGCCCTCGCGTCCTCTCGCCATGAGGTGAGAAACCGCCGCATCGAGCCCCGGCAGACGCTCGCGCAGGCCCTGCACGACGCGGCGCTGCCGGATGCGCAGGTGGAGGCCGTCATCTCCGCGCTGGAGGGCGTGTTCGACTTCCGCAAGTCCCGCGTGGGAGACCAGTTCCGGCTGGTGCTGCGCAACGGGGAGCTGGACTTCTTCGACTACCGGCAGAGCACGGTGGACGAGTGGCAGGTGCGCCGCGACGGCGAGAAGTACGTGGGCAGCAAGCGCACCATTGAAGTCGAGAAGCAGGTCTCCCTGGTGACCTTGGAGATCAGCACCTCGCTCTACGAGGCGGCGCTGGCGGCCGGGGAAGACCCGGGCATCGGCATGGTGCTCGCGGACGTGTTCGCCTGGGACATCGACTTCTACCGGGACACGCGCAAGGGCGACCGGGCACGCGCCCTGGTGGAGAAGTTCGTCTCCAAGGGGCGGGTGCTGCGCTACGGCGAGGTGCTGGCGGCCACGTACGAGGGCGGCCTGGTGGGCCCGAAGCGGGTCTTCCGCTACGCGATGCCGGATGGCCAGGCCACCTACTTCCAAGAGGATGGCTCCAGCGCGCGCAAGACGTTCCTCAAGAGCCCCCTGAAGTATGCCCACGTCACCAGCGGGTTCGGCTCGCGCTTCCACCCGGTGCTCAAGTACCAGAAGAACCACAACGGTGTGGACTACGGCACCCCCATCGGCACCCCAGTGTGGTCCGTGGCCGATGGCACCGTGACGACGGCGGCCAACACGGGCGCGGGCGGCAACACCGTCTGCGTGCGGCACACCAACGGCTTCGAGACGTGCTACCTGCACCTGTCGAAGTTCGGCGCGGGCGTGCGCTCGGGCTCCCGGGTGAGCCAGAAGCAAGTGATTGCCTACTCGGGCAACACCGGGCGCAGCACCGGCCCCCACCTGCACTTCGCCCTCAAGCGGGGCGGGCAGTTCGTCAACCCGCTCAACCAGAAGTTCCCCCGCGCCGAGCCCCTGCCCAAGACCCTGCTGCCGGACTACCTGGCCAAGACCCAGGTGCTGGCCTCGCAGCTCGACTCGGTGTCCGTGGCCGCCTCGGCCTCCGCCGGGCCGGGCCCCCGCGCGGCCCCCTGA
- a CDS encoding DUF2378 family protein: MFSDSSEFTQRLALVQPTHMVRGLAFNAILALVAERLGDEASEALAKQVGLPRCVDFFSYPASDFLRLLYATAELLAPQLGTQEAVWQVCGAACLENFFYMSTVGRALSKIMGRNDPRRAFTYTPIAYSTVVNYGSREYKEMGLHRLRLVFKGDVQPTAFHEGTLQAALQVVGVQGTVTSTRLALDHTEFLLEWT; the protein is encoded by the coding sequence ATGTTCAGTGACAGCAGTGAGTTCACGCAGCGCCTGGCACTGGTGCAGCCGACTCACATGGTGAGGGGGCTGGCCTTCAACGCCATCCTGGCGCTGGTGGCCGAGCGTCTGGGCGACGAGGCCTCCGAGGCGCTCGCGAAGCAGGTGGGTTTGCCGCGGTGCGTCGATTTCTTTTCCTACCCGGCGAGCGACTTCCTGCGGCTGCTCTACGCCACCGCGGAGCTGCTGGCGCCGCAGTTGGGCACCCAGGAGGCGGTGTGGCAGGTGTGTGGCGCGGCGTGCCTGGAGAACTTCTTCTACATGTCCACGGTGGGCCGGGCGCTGTCGAAGATCATGGGCCGGAATGATCCGCGGCGCGCCTTCACCTACACGCCCATCGCCTACTCCACCGTCGTGAACTACGGCTCACGGGAGTACAAGGAGATGGGCTTGCACCGGCTGCGCCTCGTGTTCAAGGGGGACGTGCAGCCCACCGCGTTTCACGAGGGCACGCTCCAGGCCGCGCTCCAGGTGGTGGGCGTGCAGGGCACGGTGACGAGCACCCGCCTCGCGCTGGACCACACGGAGTTCCTCCTGGAATGGACGTGA